In the genome of Aedes aegypti strain LVP_AGWG chromosome 2, AaegL5.0 Primary Assembly, whole genome shotgun sequence, the window TGCCAATGCCAACATGTCTGCTTGCACGGTGGAAACGTCGTCCAGCAGTCTGAAGGATAGTTGCGAAACGCAAACGGAAATAGTGGCAGTTCACACGCCACAGGTCGAGCAATTGCCAGCGTTTCCATTTAAGGCGGCAAGCAGCGCCAGCAGTAAACTGACCAGGCCTTCGTCTCTGCCGATCAGTTCTTCAGAAACGTCGCCAAAGATAACTTCCCAGGAGGGTAAGCCGATAATCGAGGAAGACGAAGGCGCCTCCAAGGAGGAAGACCTTGTGGAGGATGTAGTTATGGAAATCGAAGCCGACCCAGGTGATACCGAAGAGAACGACGACGGCGAACAGAAGGAACTCGACGAAAAGGAACTTGAGGAGACAGGTAAACTGGTGAAGGTGGTTAACTAACTTTATAGAACTTGTAGTTGTCTAGTGGAATAGTAGCCGGCTCCTATCCTTACTACTACTCTCTGTATGTTTCATTTGTGAATGTGATTGCTTTTACAGCTCGACTTCCAGTTCAGTTCAAAGTGTACtgaaacaatgttttattttattgcGTTAATTAATTTTAAGTGTAAATGTAAAAGGATGCTATTGATACTCACTTTATAATTTTACTGTTATCGGATCTCTTAGGAATATAATGCGATTGTCATTTGGACAATGATCTCTTAAATTTCGAAggcattttttatgaaatagatattattcaattatttataGACATTCCCGGGTCAAGTTAAGCAAGATTTCATGCAAACAATAGAAAAGGCACTAGGGTGTCAGTACCAATAGTGAAATACTATAGCCGAAGAGTCACCAGTGTTGCTGCGCAAAATCGAACCAAAAAAATATTGGTATGCCCCAAGTTAACATAATTTTGTACTCTGATATAAAGAAATTAATTTGTCTGCGAAGGTTTTACCGAAATCCTtaagattttgatgaaattgcgAAATTTCATCTAAACTTTCTACGGGTTTATCAGACTCTTGCGTATTAATTTTTGAACAACGATAGCAGATAAACGTTCACATCATTCCATTAGGTCTAAAATAATTTGGTACAGTCAACTGTATGTAACTTGTTATGGCATATGTTTCGATATTGAGTAATAGAACACTAGTAGGTAAAAGTTAATTAGCATGACTACCTCCTTGTCTCTTAAAAGGTTCCACTTATTTTTACATTGATGAAATCTTTCATCCGACATATGGTCAGCGTTCAGAGAAACGATTTGGTGGCTTTGTAAAGATTAGGCAAGTACTCCATCGATTCCGATCCTTtcgatgctattttgatacagtttcaatATTACAGTTACTAATGAAATGTCTCTTCGAATGCTAGAAAACGCTTGAAACTTGTTTcctaaaatcatttgaaaaaaaaaaacactatgtCCAGTTTGActtaacaccgaccatatggCCAAATGACTATTGTGTAGCTGTTTCACGAAATTCGAATTGAAAAGCAGAGGGTTTTCACCTAAATGAAACACAAGCTGATTGGTACCTACACGCTTGGTCTGATTCTTGCTTCACTAATGAGTCGGAATAATACAGAATGttagtgttctcataaaatacaAGGCGTATAAAAGGTCCCTGAAATACTCTGAGATATGTAGCATTCTGTACAactttttttaaagtatttcgtttgaaaaagaGTGTAGTACATTCCTAGTAGATATGTTGATAATTTACACATAACAGTGTAACGTTTAGCGTGATACACGCTATGCTAGCtacaacaaaaaaatatgttttacacaAATTAGATCTCAAGCTTGGGAATTCCATATAAAAGTGCTCTCTTCTTCTCTGGTCGTAGTAAATTCAATGCTAGAATATGATAATAGTagtaaaattgaatgaaataaagatttaaaaaatgtaaaagtaaGACGCTGACAGCACCGAATATTAACTATATTATGAAATATTACAAATTCGCACTGAAAATATGGAGGATAATAACATGTTTCGCTTCGCAAAGAACTCCGATATCGCAGAATCAACTACTAGGTATGACTTTATGAGCAAACAAATGCACATTTTGGACAATGCCAAATATGGAAGAATTGCAACATTTTTTCGAACTGTATTTATTCTACATAAAGAAGAAACCGTTACAATGACTGtgtatataaaaaataaagcaaaacaCCCGAAGCTTGTTTCTGCCTCTCTGTACAAGAATAAATTTCTTATATTTAGTTGTGGGAATTATTTACCAGAGAAATCCAACGCAGTCATTCTTATTCGTTAATTTCGTTCATCCTCCTCGCTATCATCCATACTTTCCTCATCTTCGTCATCGCTGGAATCATCTTCTTCGACCATTTGCCGGTTGGTGTTCCGCACCAATCCGTCCTCATCGAGATCGTCATCGTGTTCACGTTTCTTGGTGAATCGCTTGGGCCACACGCCCTCCTGCTCAAACACCTTAATGTGTTCTGGCGTAAGGATGCGGCAAATTTCAGCCTTCACCTTGTTCCCCTCCTCAATAGGTTCCACCAGAACAAAGTCCCCCCGCTTGATCCAAACGTTCTTGCGAAACTTTACCGGCATCGACACGAGAAAGCGTTCCTCCCCCTCGTTTGCTGATTCCACTTCGTGAAGGTTGTTACCCCTACTGGCCACCACACGGACTATGGTTTGGTTATCCGTCGGGACGTCGAATTCGTTGGCTTCCTGTTCCTTCAGGACATGTTTGATTCGAGTGACGCGAGACATGCTTCCTAGTTCAGTTGTGCTGCTGAGAACAAGAGTATGTTTGTATGTATCTTATTGTTATTATTACAGTACCTACCTATGATAAAATTTTGATGGGATAAATAATGAATttgcagtttttgaaaaacttataaAACATTTAGAAATTAAAGGATAAGAATCACCACGCGAAGCGAGATGTGTTTGTTTTGATGCGACTGGAGATCATCGCTTTGTCTAAAGGCTGTCTGTCACGTCTGTCAGTGTTTGCGTTGGATATGCGATGATTTTTACATTGGTACAGCAGACGATAGAATTTAATTCCGCATGACATTGAACTGCAAAATCGAGGTGTAAAAAC includes:
- the LOC5577422 gene encoding probable RNA-binding protein EIF1AD codes for the protein MSRVTRIKHVLKEQEANEFDVPTDNQTIVRVVASRGNNLHEVESANEGEERFLVSMPVKFRKNVWIKRGDFVLVEPIEEGNKVKAEICRILTPEHIKVFEQEGVWPKRFTKKREHDDDLDEDGLVRNTNRQMVEEDDSSDDEDEESMDDSEEDERN